A window from Megalobrama amblycephala isolate DHTTF-2021 linkage group LG21, ASM1881202v1, whole genome shotgun sequence encodes these proteins:
- the LOC125257034 gene encoding uncharacterized protein LOC125257034, producing the protein MTTKEKAKWNKRTQCSAIHCKNYQCSTTEVAFHRFPKDPDRCARWVLHLRNASLLGISPLQLNQNYRVCSAHFHSSQFKRACDVHAGLKWNAVPTMVKDPDPPLPLDLRLRRKRSKTHQKLPLKKRQKKIVCLANVVSSTADSVQQPPDSVVHPPTAVTSPDAPVAGPSMPLTPLLPTAVEPSEKERALKLKIRNLSAQVCKLKAKMRKMTPLRKTVNAGMNKAFVMEQLKKLLPAKAYAFVSTQIRASQRKARGFRWSTQDKAFFLSLLHASPRCYSLLLKVFFMPSVRTLQKLVKSGAVPPVTANAEAEQVEKPMDCILDDQFDSQQVSSFSSDDHEQ; encoded by the exons atgACAACGAAAGAGAAGGCAAAGTGGAATAAACGAACGCAATGTTCGGCAATACACTGCAAAAACTATCAGTGTAGCACTACAGAGGTTGCCTTCCATCGTTTTCCCAAAGACCCTGACAG GTGTGCCAGGTGGGTGCTTCATCTCAGGAATGCATCTTTGTTGGGGATAAGCCCTCTGCAGCTCAATCAAAACTACAGGGTGTGCAGTGCACATTTTCACTCTAGCCAGTTTAAGAGAGCATGTGATGT CCATGCGGGATTGAAATGGAATGCAGTGCCCACAATGGTTAAAGATCCAGACCCACCACTCCCATTGGACTTGAGGTTAAggagaaagcgatcaaagacaCATCAGAAGTTACCACTAAAGAAAC gccaaaaaaaaatagtttgccTGGCAAATGTGGTCTCATCCACTGCAGACAGTGTTCAACAACCCCCTGATTCAGTTGTTCACCCACCGACAGCTGTTACCTCACCTGATGCTCCTGTAGCAGGACCTTCGATGCCACTGACACCACTGTTGCCAACAGCCGTTGAACCTTCTGAGAAGGAACGTGCCCTGAAGTTGAAGATTAGGAATCTGAGTGCACAGGTGTGCAAACTGAAGGCGAAAATGAGGAAAATGACCCCGCTGAGGAAGACCGTGAATGCCGGTATGAATAAGGCGTTCGTGATGGAGCAGTTGAAGAAACTCTTACCAGCCAAAGCATATGCTTTTGTGAGCACACAGATACGTGCGTCTCAGCGGAAGGCTCGTGGTTTTCGGTGGAGCACTCAGGACAAAGCTTTCTTCTTGTCTCTGCTACATGCCAGTCCAAGATGTTACTCGCTGCTGTTGAAAGTGTTTTTTATGCCATCTGTCCGCACACTGCAGAAGCTTGTGAAGTCTGGTGCAGTTCCACCAGTCACTGCTAATGCGGAAGCTGAGCAGGTCGAGAAGCCAATGGACTGTATACTAGATGATCAGTTTGATTCCCAACAAGTATCTTCTTTTAGTTCTGATGATCATG aACAATGA
- the myg1 gene encoding UPF0160 protein MYG1, mitochondrial, which translates to MNALRWTVRRAATHVFINKDYLMMKKMRIGTHNGTFHCDEVLACFFLRQLPEYKDAEILRSRDASVLSECDVVVDVGGEFDPSRQRYDHHQRSFAESFHSLCPEKPWVTKLSSAGLIYLHFGKRVLAQLTQLKEDDTRLEVLYDKMYENFVEEVDAVDNGICQCDGEARYSITTTLSARVGHLNPHWNSKDQNTEEGFHKALALVGAEFQDRLDYYMNAWLPAREIVQQAVQTRYKVDPSGEIVVLAQGGCPWKEHLFALEKEMKVDVPIKFVLYTDQNGHWRVQCVPAGLNTFQNRLSILEEWRGVRDEALSELSGIPDCIFVHASGFIGGNKTQEGALEMAKRTLQTAPKPLHSN; encoded by the exons ATGAACGCGCTCCGCTGGACTGTCAGGAGAGCCGCTACTCACGTGTTTATCAATAAAGACTATCTGATGATGAAGAAGATGCGGATCGGGACTCATAACGGCACCTTTCACTGTGATGAAGTTCTGGCGTGTTTCTTTCTGCGACAGCTGCCAGAGTACAAG GACGCGGAGATCCTCCGCAGCAGAGACGCGTCTGTCCTGAGCGAGTGTGATGTTGTGGTGGATGTTGGAGGAGAGTTTGATCCCAGCCGTCAGCGATACGATCATCATCAAAG ATCTTTTGCGGAAAGTTTCCATAGCTTGTGTCCAGAGAAGCCATGGGTGACGAAGTTGAGCTCGGCAGGTTTGATTTACCTTCATTTCGGCAAACGAGTTCTTGCCCAGCTGACGCAGCTGAAGGAGGACGACACGCGGCTGGAGGTCCTTTATGACAAG ATGTATGAGAACTTTGTGGAGGAAGTGGACGCAGTGGATAATGGGATCTGTCAGTGTGACGGAGAGGCGCGTTACTCCATCACCACCACCCTCAGCGCTCGCGTCGGCCATCTCAACCCGCACTGGAACAGCAAAGACCAGAACACTGAG GAGGGTTTCCATAAAGCCCTGGCTCTTGTAGGAGCTGAGTTCCAGGACCGTTTGGATTACTACATGAACGCCTGGCTCCCGGCGAGAGAGATCGTGCAACAAGCTGTTCAGACGAGATATAAG GTGGATCCGAGCGGGGAGATCGTGGTGCTGGCTCAGGGTGGTTGTCCTTGGAAAGAGCATCTGTTTGCCCTGGAGAAGGAGATGAAGGTGGATGTGCCCATTAAGTTTGTGCTGTACACGGATCAAAACGGCCACTGGAGAGTCCAGTGTGTCCCGGCGGGACTGAACACCTTTCAGAACAG GTTGAGTATTTTGGAGGAATGGCGAGGTGTCCGGGACGAAGCGCTGTCCGAGCTGAGTGGAATTCCCGACTGCATCTTCGTTCATGCCAGTGGCTTCATTGGGGGGAACAAGACGCAGGAGGGCGCTCTGGAAATGGCCAAAAGAACGCTTCAAACGGCACCCAAACCTTTACACAGCAACTGA